The Pseudodesulfovibrio sp. zrk46 genome contains a region encoding:
- a CDS encoding heme exporter protein CcmB gives MLKRTAAFVSKDLKLSVSGGQGMVQAVLLGLLLIFMFSLSKPLGGAISPQAAGAIFWLASAFGLVLVFNDLFSIEEANGARIGILSSPAPVHAVWIGKGLAGLTLLLISQLVFLPATVAFLGQTVSGPWWLLLVTLVGADIGLVVIGALLGALSQGQAARESLLSVIVFPLLLPVLLAGITLFGMCFSPEAVEGTDNWLGLIFAFDCLFAGAGLFLFPFVYSGEE, from the coding sequence ATGCTAAAACGCACCGCTGCCTTTGTTTCTAAAGATTTGAAGCTCTCCGTGTCCGGAGGGCAGGGGATGGTCCAGGCGGTATTGCTGGGATTACTCCTCATATTCATGTTTTCGTTGTCCAAGCCGCTGGGCGGAGCCATTTCGCCACAGGCCGCAGGAGCCATTTTCTGGCTCGCTTCGGCTTTTGGACTGGTGCTGGTCTTCAATGACTTGTTTTCCATCGAAGAGGCCAACGGCGCGCGTATCGGTATTTTGTCCTCGCCTGCGCCCGTTCATGCCGTATGGATCGGTAAGGGGCTTGCCGGGTTGACCTTGCTGCTCATTTCGCAGCTGGTTTTTCTGCCGGCAACTGTAGCCTTTTTGGGGCAAACCGTTTCCGGTCCATGGTGGCTGTTGCTGGTGACTTTGGTTGGTGCTGATATCGGCCTTGTTGTCATTGGCGCGCTGCTCGGTGCGCTGAGTCAGGGACAGGCTGCCCGAGAGTCGCTTTTGTCGGTCATCGTATTTCCACTTCTGTTGCCAGTGCTGTTGGCTGGAATCACTTTGTTCGGCATGTGTTTTTCGCCCGAAGCCGTGGAAGGTACGGATAATTGGCTCGGATTAATTTTTGCTTTTGATTGTTTGTTTGCAGGGGCTGGCCTGTTCCTGTTCCCGTTCGTCTACAGTGGGGAAGAGTAG
- a CDS encoding hemolysin family protein, which produces MLELILAVSVAVFVSMFCSVAEAALYSMSWADIEKLMTSGRKSAKILHKLRSNVDEPITAILTLNTCAHTAGAAVAGWAWANLYGKETLWAFTAGFTVIILIFTEILPKTIGVVYSEQIAPPLARPLRGLVWIFKPIIALMGILSSAVSKKDEGPDHTEDDIRAIVSLTRRSGSIKPYEEQSIRNILLLDTKTVEEIMTPRTVVFSLPSDMTVSQARELQPTWPHSRIPVYDEDQEDIVGVVYRRQVLEALADDRDDLKLSDIMRPVRFVLATITLDKLLVKFLGSRLHLCVVLDEYGGVAGVVTLEDVLEEILGSEIVDETDQVVDMRELARQQRDELTGNLGKDGDSNDK; this is translated from the coding sequence ATGTTAGAACTCATTCTTGCGGTCAGTGTGGCCGTTTTTGTCTCTATGTTTTGCTCCGTGGCTGAGGCTGCATTGTATTCGATGAGTTGGGCAGACATTGAGAAACTCATGACGAGTGGTCGTAAGTCGGCCAAAATATTACACAAGCTTCGTTCCAATGTAGATGAGCCTATCACGGCAATTCTGACTTTGAACACATGCGCTCATACAGCAGGTGCTGCTGTTGCCGGTTGGGCATGGGCCAATTTGTATGGAAAAGAGACTCTTTGGGCCTTTACAGCAGGCTTTACAGTAATTATTCTCATCTTTACTGAGATTCTCCCGAAAACTATCGGTGTGGTTTACAGTGAACAGATTGCACCGCCATTGGCGCGACCGCTCAGAGGCTTGGTTTGGATATTCAAACCTATCATTGCTCTGATGGGAATCCTTTCAAGCGCGGTGAGTAAAAAGGATGAGGGGCCGGATCATACAGAAGATGACATTAGGGCTATTGTTTCCCTGACGCGTCGATCAGGGTCGATCAAACCGTACGAAGAGCAGTCTATCCGTAATATTCTGCTGCTGGACACCAAAACGGTTGAAGAAATCATGACGCCGCGCACAGTGGTGTTCTCGTTGCCTTCGGATATGACCGTAAGTCAGGCGCGGGAGTTGCAACCTACGTGGCCGCATAGTCGTATCCCGGTCTATGATGAAGATCAGGAAGACATTGTGGGTGTGGTCTACAGGCGGCAGGTGCTTGAGGCCTTGGCCGATGACAGGGATGACCTCAAGCTGAGTGACATCATGCGGCCGGTCCGGTTCGTTTTGGCAACCATTACGCTGGATAAGTTGCTGGTGAAGTTTCTAGGCAGCCGACTCCATTTGTGCGTCGTTCTGGACGAGTATGGCGGAGTGGCCGGAGTCGTGACTTTGGAAGACGTGCTTGAAGAAATTTTGGGAAGTGAAATTGTTGACGAGACCGACCAGGTAGTGGATATGCGTGAACTCGCACGCCAGCAGCGTGATGAGTTGACGGGAAACCTCGGCAAAGACGGCGACAGCAATGACAAGTAG
- a CDS encoding ABC transporter ATP-binding protein, translating into MAGGKPFLTVKRAAKFYGNKLVFKDISCEVGPGQIMLVAGPNGAGKSTLMRIMAGLSKPSAGDVALGLEPEEVAYLGHSTFIYPGLSALANLKFWASMYGISASRDELMVLLKRVGLERAAEEKAGSFSRGMAQRLNLARIYLVEPKLIFLDEPGTGLDPKSLATLRREIVGFRDNGTSVVWISHHVAEDTALADTVLAIGGKKLEYFGPASEYQVEVCEC; encoded by the coding sequence ATGGCTGGAGGTAAGCCGTTTTTGACGGTGAAACGAGCTGCCAAATTTTATGGCAATAAGCTCGTCTTCAAAGATATCTCCTGTGAGGTTGGACCGGGCCAGATTATGCTGGTCGCTGGCCCCAACGGTGCAGGTAAATCAACCCTCATGCGTATCATGGCAGGGCTGTCCAAGCCGTCTGCCGGTGATGTGGCGCTGGGATTGGAGCCGGAGGAGGTTGCCTATCTTGGGCATTCCACCTTCATTTATCCGGGGCTTTCCGCACTGGCTAATCTGAAGTTCTGGGCGTCCATGTACGGCATTTCCGCTTCCCGTGATGAGCTTATGGTTCTGCTTAAGCGTGTTGGGCTTGAGCGTGCCGCGGAAGAAAAGGCTGGCTCCTTTTCCCGAGGTATGGCGCAGCGTTTGAATTTGGCCCGTATCTATCTTGTGGAGCCCAAGCTCATCTTCTTGGATGAGCCTGGAACCGGTCTTGATCCCAAGTCTCTGGCGACACTGCGCCGTGAGATTGTTGGCTTTCGAGATAATGGCACCAGTGTGGTCTGGATTAGTCATCACGTAGCGGAAGATACCGCCTTGGCTGACACTGTGCTGGCCATTGGTGGCAAGAAGCTGGAATACTTTGGGCCTGCATCTGAATATCAGGTGGAGGTGTGTGAATGCTAA
- a CDS encoding cytochrome c-type biogenesis CcmF C-terminal domain-containing protein has translation MHLTGYVGLLFALLAFLFLAVWAGVAAWSDKEDALGLIERGQIIGSGGVLFSSMILLISLASRDYSFEYVYDNVDNALSFVYTLTAFWGGREGSLLFWELIIAVSGMIYVYTPGYRMLAPKTRLYFWMFFLAIQGFFLLLLTCWSNPFIEMIPAPSDGRGLNPLLRNPGMIFHPPLLFLGFAMYAIPAACALASSIAGEQKSWITASRNWNILSWVFLTAGIVLGGWWSYMELGWGGYWAWDPVENASLIPWFAGTAVLHTSIIEVRRNALQRTNVFLMSMTFLLCIFSTYLTRSGVIDSLHSFGESPVAIPLFWGQVAIIVITLMVTFMSERPTYRTLSDFISRQGMLVITAWFLLALGMVVTLGTMWPVISQIWTTKSMGLDANFYNRVCLPFMAVLVLIFCYCPWLGWKGGIRNKIGFGAVSGVLVAALITFYVSGMTKPLAALTAAASVAAVVSIIMLFVLNPNLRKSRQSWGAYGIHLGLVLMALGIAFSGPYKIEHEFVLAQGETAQLGDYQIKYLSMVEDNTPELLARATTTLEVTKDGKVIGLMQPDKRIYKNFEQQQFAEVSTIFSLGDEVYSTLLGFTEGEKASFKISVNPLVNWVWIGGTIMCILPFLVLRRIRRPEETE, from the coding sequence ATGCATTTGACCGGTTACGTGGGCCTGCTTTTCGCTTTGCTCGCCTTTTTGTTCCTCGCGGTTTGGGCCGGAGTCGCGGCCTGGAGCGACAAAGAAGACGCCCTCGGGCTCATTGAGCGCGGCCAGATTATCGGCAGTGGTGGCGTTCTCTTTTCGTCGATGATTCTGCTTATCTCTCTGGCTTCCCGCGACTATTCCTTTGAGTATGTCTATGACAACGTCGATAATGCGCTGTCCTTCGTATATACCCTCACTGCCTTTTGGGGCGGACGCGAAGGTTCACTGCTGTTTTGGGAATTGATCATTGCCGTGTCAGGCATGATCTATGTGTACACGCCGGGGTACCGGATGCTCGCACCTAAAACACGGTTGTATTTCTGGATGTTTTTCCTCGCAATTCAGGGCTTCTTCCTGCTCCTGCTTACGTGCTGGTCCAATCCGTTCATCGAGATGATTCCTGCGCCTTCTGATGGTCGCGGTCTGAATCCCTTGTTGCGCAACCCGGGCATGATCTTCCATCCGCCGCTGCTTTTCCTCGGTTTCGCCATGTACGCTATCCCGGCAGCATGTGCCTTGGCATCTTCCATCGCCGGTGAGCAGAAATCCTGGATTACTGCATCCCGCAACTGGAACATCCTGTCTTGGGTTTTCCTGACCGCAGGCATCGTGCTGGGCGGTTGGTGGTCCTACATGGAGTTGGGCTGGGGTGGATACTGGGCATGGGATCCGGTCGAAAATGCCTCCCTGATTCCGTGGTTCGCAGGTACCGCCGTGCTGCATACCTCCATCATTGAGGTTCGTCGCAATGCGCTTCAGCGTACTAACGTTTTTCTGATGTCCATGACGTTCCTGTTGTGCATCTTCTCTACCTACCTGACTCGTTCGGGCGTTATTGATTCTCTGCATAGCTTCGGCGAATCCCCGGTGGCCATCCCGCTGTTCTGGGGGCAGGTTGCCATTATCGTGATCACTCTGATGGTGACCTTCATGAGTGAACGTCCCACCTACCGTACTTTGTCCGACTTCATCAGCCGACAGGGAATGCTGGTCATTACCGCTTGGTTCCTGTTGGCACTCGGTATGGTTGTTACTCTCGGAACCATGTGGCCCGTCATCAGCCAGATTTGGACTACCAAGTCCATGGGATTGGATGCAAACTTCTACAATCGTGTTTGCCTGCCGTTCATGGCTGTGCTGGTGTTGATCTTCTGCTACTGTCCTTGGCTTGGCTGGAAGGGCGGAATCCGTAATAAAATTGGATTTGGCGCTGTTTCCGGTGTGCTGGTCGCAGCTCTGATCACCTTCTACGTCTCGGGTATGACCAAGCCATTGGCCGCGCTGACCGCTGCCGCATCCGTGGCCGCTGTCGTGTCCATTATCATGTTGTTTGTGCTTAATCCGAATCTTCGCAAGTCTCGCCAGTCTTGGGGAGCTTACGGTATTCACCTTGGCCTGGTGCTCATGGCTCTTGGTATCGCCTTCTCCGGTCCGTACAAGATTGAGCATGAGTTTGTGTTGGCTCAGGGCGAGACTGCTCAGCTTGGCGATTACCAGATCAAGTACCTCTCCATGGTGGAGGACAACACTCCCGAGTTGCTCGCTCGCGCTACCACCACTTTGGAAGTGACCAAGGATGGAAAGGTGATCGGCCTGATGCAGCCCGACAAACGTATTTACAAGAACTTCGAACAACAACAGTTCGCTGAAGTTTCCACTATCTTCAGCCTGGGTGACGAAGTCTATTCGACTTTGCTTGGGTTCACCGAAGGCGAGAAGGCCAGCTTCAAGATCAGCGTGAATCCGCTGGTGAACTGGGTCTGGATTGGCGGCACTATCATGTGCATTTTGCCGTTCCTCGTTCTGCGTCGCATTCGTCGACCTGAGGAGACCGAGTAA
- a CDS encoding cytochrome c maturation protein CcmE, translating into MAKSNNKAVYAVALLLFLGGLGYLIFSGLTEDSVYFLNVSEALAEDRSQIKQARLFGKVSPENLAIAEGKLGAAFDLVDKMEAGKSLRVEFKGALPDTFKEDVEVIVEGGFTPDGKTFVARTLVTKCPSKYEEQSKEMESQKG; encoded by the coding sequence ATGGCGAAAAGCAACAACAAAGCGGTTTATGCCGTGGCTCTGCTCTTGTTCTTGGGCGGCCTCGGATACCTTATTTTCTCCGGGCTGACTGAGGACAGTGTCTACTTCCTCAATGTTTCTGAAGCTCTTGCCGAGGACCGGAGTCAAATCAAACAGGCACGCTTGTTCGGCAAGGTGTCTCCTGAGAATCTCGCCATCGCCGAAGGAAAACTTGGCGCAGCCTTCGATCTCGTTGATAAAATGGAAGCAGGTAAATCTTTGCGCGTAGAGTTCAAAGGAGCACTGCCTGATACATTTAAAGAAGACGTGGAAGTCATCGTTGAAGGTGGTTTTACCCCTGACGGAAAGACTTTTGTCGCCCGTACCCTTGTTACCAAATGTCCCTCCAAGTATGAGGAGCAGAGCAAGGAAATGGAGAGCCAGAAAGGCTAA
- a CDS encoding glycosyltransferase family 9 protein, which produces MFLTLCPSSLDFRANKSKLNRMTHNGAKNPKIVFRLSHMGDVALTTGVLSHWQEVHCDTFIFITRSGNAPLLERHPAVQDVITLDDAILKGKAWLKEAPRLASLYQGHTLLDLHGTLRSRILSFFWKGEVKRYPKFGLERRLYDRTHAEVFRKRLEATTVPQRYAMAYGEKPAQAERLVPRIYLSEFEKDDAALRLQHLTGDRPLVAIHPYATHPAKQWPRAHWKALTGLLASADMDWIIVGRDKEPLIPGHDHDLTNKTDLRETCALLSQADLLVTADSGPMHLASGVDTPSLAMFGPTAKVWGFYPAGPLDRVLEKDLNCRPCSLHGGKPCEKGYECLAGITPEEVLENVAEMLKR; this is translated from the coding sequence ATGTTCCTCACACTTTGCCCATCATCTCTTGACTTCCGTGCCAATAAAAGCAAACTCAACCGCATGACTCACAACGGCGCAAAAAATCCGAAAATTGTATTCCGCCTCAGCCACATGGGTGATGTGGCGTTGACCACAGGTGTTCTGTCTCACTGGCAGGAAGTTCACTGTGACACGTTCATCTTCATCACTCGCAGCGGAAATGCGCCGCTTCTGGAAAGACACCCCGCCGTCCAAGATGTCATCACTCTTGACGATGCTATCCTCAAAGGAAAGGCCTGGCTAAAAGAAGCTCCCCGCCTTGCATCTCTATATCAAGGGCATACTTTGCTCGATCTACATGGCACTTTACGATCACGGATCCTTTCTTTCTTTTGGAAAGGAGAAGTAAAGCGATACCCCAAATTCGGACTTGAACGCCGTTTGTACGATCGTACCCACGCGGAGGTCTTTCGCAAGAGACTGGAAGCCACCACCGTACCTCAGAGATACGCCATGGCTTACGGAGAAAAACCAGCTCAAGCCGAGCGACTGGTCCCGCGAATCTATCTTTCGGAGTTTGAGAAGGATGATGCAGCACTTCGTCTGCAGCATCTGACCGGTGACAGACCACTGGTCGCAATACATCCTTACGCTACGCACCCGGCAAAGCAGTGGCCGAGGGCACACTGGAAAGCGTTAACCGGCCTTTTGGCCAGCGCAGACATGGATTGGATCATCGTTGGACGCGACAAGGAACCGCTCATCCCTGGCCATGACCATGACCTGACCAACAAGACCGACTTGCGTGAGACTTGTGCTCTGCTCAGTCAGGCCGATTTACTGGTGACAGCCGACTCAGGCCCCATGCATCTAGCCAGCGGCGTAGACACCCCATCCCTTGCCATGTTTGGTCCCACTGCCAAAGTCTGGGGTTTCTATCCTGCCGGACCGCTCGACCGAGTTCTGGAGAAAGATCTGAACTGTCGTCCCTGCTCTCTTCATGGCGGCAAACCTTGCGAAAAGGGATACGAATGTCTCGCAGGGATCACACCGGAAGAGGTCTTGGAAAACGTAGCTGAAATGCTGAAGAGATAG
- a CDS encoding branched-chain amino acid ABC transporter substrate-binding protein — protein MRKLSLIALSLVMAFMLAACGGEERKKDNEADVETGEATAEKIVLGVAGAHSGDLASYGLPTVNAAKLAAAKINAAGGVNGAMVEVVAQDDQCKPELATNAATKMVSDDVKIVLGHICSGATKSALPIYLESEIVVISPSATNPPLTQSGEYPNFFRTIAPDDAQAALEVAFAKGLGLKNIAVIHDKGDYGKGFASFCKQFIEQEDGINVALFEGVTPGAVDYSAVVQKIKSSGADGVIFGGYHPEASKIVTGMRKKGLEIPFLSDDGVKDDTFIKVAGKYAEGVYATGPMDFSSNALFQEAVEAHKKEFGSDPGPFFPEAYSAALALMKAVENAGSTDYAKIVDALRTKYVDTPVGKIKFDAKGDAEGVGFAIYQVKDGKYVEVK, from the coding sequence ATGAGAAAACTGTCTCTGATCGCGTTGAGCCTCGTTATGGCCTTCATGCTCGCCGCATGCGGCGGTGAAGAACGCAAAAAAGACAACGAAGCTGACGTAGAAACCGGCGAAGCTACCGCTGAAAAAATTGTTCTTGGCGTAGCCGGTGCTCATTCTGGCGACCTGGCCTCCTATGGCCTGCCTACTGTTAATGCCGCTAAGCTCGCCGCAGCCAAAATCAACGCTGCCGGTGGTGTCAATGGCGCCATGGTTGAAGTCGTCGCACAGGACGATCAGTGCAAGCCCGAGTTGGCTACCAACGCCGCCACCAAGATGGTTTCCGACGACGTGAAGATCGTTCTCGGTCACATCTGCTCCGGCGCCACCAAGTCTGCTCTGCCCATCTATCTCGAATCCGAGATCGTTGTTATATCTCCTTCTGCTACCAACCCGCCTCTGACTCAGTCCGGCGAGTACCCGAACTTCTTCCGTACCATCGCTCCTGATGATGCACAGGCTGCTCTCGAAGTTGCCTTTGCCAAGGGGCTTGGTCTCAAGAACATCGCAGTTATCCACGATAAGGGTGACTACGGTAAGGGTTTTGCTTCTTTCTGCAAGCAGTTCATTGAGCAGGAAGATGGCATCAACGTCGCTCTGTTTGAAGGCGTTACCCCCGGCGCAGTTGATTACTCCGCCGTTGTTCAGAAGATCAAATCCTCCGGTGCTGACGGCGTCATCTTCGGTGGTTACCATCCTGAAGCTTCCAAGATCGTCACTGGTATGCGCAAGAAGGGCCTTGAGATTCCCTTCCTGTCTGATGACGGTGTGAAGGATGATACCTTCATCAAGGTTGCCGGCAAGTACGCTGAAGGCGTTTACGCTACCGGTCCGATGGACTTCTCTTCCAACGCCCTGTTCCAGGAAGCCGTTGAAGCTCACAAGAAAGAATTCGGTTCCGATCCCGGTCCGTTCTTCCCCGAAGCTTACTCCGCCGCTCTGGCTCTGATGAAGGCTGTTGAGAACGCTGGTTCCACCGACTACGCAAAGATCGTTGACGCTCTGCGCACCAAGTACGTTGACACCCCTGTTGGCAAGATCAAGTTCGACGCCAAGGGTGATGCTGAAGGTGTTGGCTTCGCCATCTACCAGGTTAAAGACGGCAAGTACGTGGAAGTTAAGTAA
- a CDS encoding tetratricopeptide repeat protein has protein sequence MTASTVSFGRKSVILAVIISVAAMFVTSFVYRMNNPNLFVQVKKQQGPQQPVDHDHDGDGIQDDGPNAGKRTSDVMGQGMGGSMGQIREFMAAVEANPNDTKALVNLGNAFLMMRAWDRALEPLQKANEIDPGNIGLLKAIGIVHFNKQEFQKAADVYKEILEIEPNDSLALFNSGVIYKHYFEKPDEARTYFEKVIAVEKDDQEIIKMAKQELE, from the coding sequence ATGACAGCTAGCACTGTATCTTTCGGCCGTAAGTCGGTCATTTTGGCGGTTATCATTTCCGTGGCCGCCATGTTTGTTACCAGCTTTGTCTATCGAATGAATAATCCGAATCTGTTTGTGCAGGTGAAGAAACAGCAGGGGCCTCAGCAACCTGTTGATCATGATCACGATGGCGATGGAATTCAGGATGATGGCCCCAATGCGGGAAAGCGGACTTCTGACGTCATGGGCCAAGGCATGGGCGGTAGCATGGGACAGATCAGGGAATTCATGGCTGCAGTTGAGGCCAATCCCAATGACACCAAAGCGCTCGTAAACCTCGGTAACGCGTTCTTGATGATGCGTGCATGGGACCGTGCTCTTGAGCCGCTCCAGAAGGCTAATGAAATTGATCCCGGAAACATCGGTCTGCTCAAAGCTATTGGCATTGTCCACTTCAATAAGCAGGAGTTTCAGAAAGCTGCTGACGTCTATAAGGAGATCCTGGAGATCGAACCGAACGATTCTCTGGCATTGTTCAATTCAGGGGTCATTTACAAACATTATTTCGAAAAGCCTGATGAAGCCCGAACTTATTTCGAGAAGGTTATTGCCGTTGAAAAGGATGACCAGGAAATCATAAAGATGGCCAAGCAGGAGCTCGAGTAG
- a CDS encoding branched-chain amino acid ABC transporter permease LivH (LivHMGF is the membrane component of the LIV-I/LS branched-chain amino acid transporter): protein MDYFLELLFGGLTRGSIYALIALGYTMVYGIIELINFAHGEIYMIGAFTGLIVAGLLTMLGFPGYSILIIAMICAVIWAAAYGYTIEKVAYKPLRGAPRLSPLISAIGMSIFLQNYVMLSQTSDFLPFPELIPEFEFMKGMGSMLSSSEMVIVVTTIMVCIGLTLFIKYTKLGKAMRATAQNRKMAMLVGINVDMVISATFVIGSSLAAVGGVLIASHIGQINYFIGFIAGIKAFTAAVLGGIGSIPGAMLGALVLGLTEAFATGYVSSDYEDVFAFCLLVLILIFRPSGIMGKEKVQKV, encoded by the coding sequence ATGGATTATTTTCTGGAATTGCTCTTCGGCGGACTGACCCGAGGCAGCATCTATGCTCTCATCGCCCTTGGCTACACTATGGTCTACGGCATCATTGAGCTTATCAATTTCGCCCACGGCGAAATCTACATGATCGGCGCATTCACTGGATTGATCGTGGCTGGGCTGCTGACCATGCTTGGTTTCCCTGGCTACTCAATCCTGATTATCGCCATGATCTGTGCGGTCATCTGGGCCGCAGCCTATGGCTATACCATTGAGAAAGTTGCGTACAAGCCCCTGCGTGGCGCTCCGCGTCTTTCTCCTCTGATTTCTGCCATCGGTATGTCCATTTTCCTGCAGAACTACGTGATGCTCTCTCAGACCTCTGACTTCCTTCCCTTCCCGGAACTCATTCCTGAGTTCGAATTTATGAAGGGTATGGGCTCCATGCTCAGTTCCTCTGAGATGGTCATTGTTGTGACCACCATCATGGTCTGCATCGGTCTGACTCTGTTTATCAAGTACACCAAGCTGGGTAAGGCCATGCGTGCCACTGCCCAGAACCGCAAGATGGCTATGTTGGTCGGCATTAACGTCGACATGGTCATCTCTGCCACCTTCGTCATCGGTTCGAGCCTGGCAGCTGTTGGCGGCGTTCTCATCGCCTCCCATATCGGCCAGATCAACTACTTTATCGGGTTCATCGCAGGCATTAAGGCTTTCACCGCTGCAGTGCTTGGCGGCATTGGCTCCATCCCCGGCGCCATGCTTGGAGCCCTTGTGCTCGGTCTGACCGAGGCGTTTGCCACCGGCTACGTCTCCTCTGACTATGAGGATGTCTTTGCATTCTGCCTGCTCGTTCTCATTCTGATTTTCCGCCCCTCTGGAATCATGGGTAAGGAAAAGGTCCAGAAGGTGTAA
- a CDS encoding CcmD family protein: MSATTYLIIANSLVWIGIAGYLGFLASRASELKKREQQIELLGGGDDS, encoded by the coding sequence ATGTCTGCAACCACTTATCTCATCATAGCCAACAGCCTCGTCTGGATTGGCATCGCGGGATACCTTGGTTTCCTGGCTTCCAGGGCATCGGAATTGAAAAAGCGTGAGCAACAGATTGAGCTCTTGGGAGGCGGCGATGACAGCTAG
- the ccsA gene encoding cytochrome c biogenesis protein CcsA — MKVKVLTALAVLAILVHQYMIWFYAPIAQSGPVQKIFYMHLPCSWWALMSFFVVFVSSILYLFKRDDKYDRIAGGAAELGVLFATLALATGSVWARAEWGHWWIWDPKLTTALIMWYVYAAYLVLRVTPMGRDRKALVCAVLGIVAFLDVPLVFFAAKLWGSAHPDGVARQSSGMAVKMWHTVFAGLIAFGFVWGSILLARVKQLGRQAELEAKLVWDEE, encoded by the coding sequence ATGAAAGTGAAGGTTCTCACCGCATTGGCAGTTCTCGCCATTTTGGTTCACCAGTATATGATCTGGTTCTATGCACCCATAGCCCAGTCTGGACCGGTGCAGAAGATATTCTACATGCACCTGCCGTGTTCCTGGTGGGCGCTCATGTCTTTCTTCGTGGTGTTCGTGTCCTCCATCCTCTATCTCTTCAAACGAGATGATAAGTACGACCGTATCGCTGGTGGAGCCGCCGAACTTGGTGTGTTGTTTGCCACCTTGGCTCTCGCAACAGGTTCTGTTTGGGCTCGCGCCGAGTGGGGGCATTGGTGGATCTGGGATCCCAAGCTCACCACTGCTTTGATCATGTGGTATGTTTACGCGGCGTATCTCGTCCTGCGAGTCACCCCCATGGGCCGCGATCGCAAGGCTCTTGTTTGTGCCGTGCTGGGTATCGTCGCTTTCCTTGATGTCCCATTGGTCTTCTTTGCCGCAAAGCTGTGGGGCAGTGCTCACCCTGATGGTGTGGCGCGCCAGAGCTCCGGCATGGCCGTCAAAATGTGGCACACTGTATTCGCCGGTCTCATCGCTTTCGGGTTTGTCTGGGGTTCCATTTTGCTTGCTCGTGTGAAGCAGTTGGGCCGTCAGGCAGAGTTGGAAGCAAAGCTCGTTTGGGACGAAGAATAG